The proteins below come from a single Bryobacter aggregatus MPL3 genomic window:
- a CDS encoding 5-oxoprolinase subunit PxpA encodes MKQSIPPVPSINCDLGESWALQRSGEQRKILSLCDLANIACGAHAGDRELTRQSIEETVEAGVRAGAHPGYPDPEHFGRRPLFRNPYTTADISALVAEQVAFAQDCAQSCGSSLYHVKVHGALYNEAAADGEVAEAIAFGVRQVCRDVFLVGLAQSVMVNVFRRQGFTTLREAFADRRYTPKGLLVPRTDPRAQIEDPAEALAQIGKLARFADTVCVHSDSPNALAILRALRGLDTIE; translated from the coding sequence ATGAAACAAAGTATTCCCCCTGTTCCGTCTATTAACTGTGACTTAGGAGAATCCTGGGCCCTCCAGCGTTCAGGCGAACAACGTAAGATCCTGTCGCTGTGCGATCTCGCCAACATCGCCTGCGGGGCGCACGCCGGCGACCGCGAGCTCACGCGCCAGAGCATCGAGGAAACGGTCGAGGCCGGGGTCCGTGCCGGAGCCCATCCGGGATATCCGGATCCGGAGCACTTTGGAAGGCGGCCGCTGTTCCGCAACCCTTATACGACAGCCGACATCTCTGCACTCGTCGCCGAGCAGGTGGCCTTCGCACAGGACTGCGCCCAGAGCTGCGGCAGTTCCTTGTATCACGTGAAGGTGCATGGTGCACTCTATAACGAAGCAGCCGCCGACGGCGAAGTGGCCGAGGCCATTGCGTTCGGAGTCCGACAGGTTTGCCGCGATGTCTTTCTGGTGGGGCTCGCACAAAGTGTCATGGTGAATGTGTTCCGCCGCCAGGGCTTTACGACACTGCGCGAAGCCTTTGCCGACCGGCGTTATACGCCCAAGGGTTTGCTGGTGCCGCGGACCGATCCCCGTGCCCAGATTGAGGACCCCGCCGAGGCGCTCGCCCAGATCGGCAAGCTCGCCCGCTTTGCCGACACCGTTTGCGTCCACAGCGATTCGCCGAATGCTTTGGCTATCCTGCGTGCCCTCCGGGGCTTGGATACGATCGAGTGA
- a CDS encoding SGNH/GDSL hydrolase family protein, producing MRFFLLAGLLSLPLHAQTPFALKPNDRVVFFGDSITDQRLYTTFAETYVATRYPQAKISFIHSGWGGDTVNGGGGGPIDVRLWRDVIPYNPTLVTIMLGMNDARYRAFDPALFDEYTKGYKHIVAVIKKQLPGTRITLIQPSPYDDVTRAPLFAGGYNQVLRRYSDFLKELAATENLELADLNTPVVAELTKAFQADATAAARLIPDRVHPGPAGHLLMAKALLLDWKAPAIVSSVTIDAKRKVVLEETNTHVSEVRSAGHGISWTQLDEALPMPVNTSDPLTALALKSSNFTEALNRQPLKVQGLSAASYTLQIEDQRIGSFDAAQLASGINLAELPTPMAEQAALVHTLTLHHTGIHNARWRQLQVPLQKHSSPELLDALKALDVLETALVADQRAAAQPKARHFALIPN from the coding sequence ATGCGATTTTTTCTCCTTGCCGGCCTTTTGAGCCTGCCGCTGCACGCGCAAACCCCGTTCGCACTCAAGCCCAATGATCGTGTTGTCTTTTTCGGCGATAGCATCACCGACCAGCGGCTCTACACCACCTTTGCCGAAACCTATGTCGCCACCCGCTACCCGCAGGCGAAGATCAGCTTCATCCACTCCGGCTGGGGTGGCGATACCGTCAACGGGGGAGGCGGCGGACCGATTGATGTGCGGCTCTGGCGCGATGTGATTCCTTATAACCCGACGCTCGTGACGATCATGCTCGGGATGAACGACGCCCGCTATCGTGCTTTCGATCCTGCGCTGTTCGACGAATACACGAAGGGCTACAAACACATCGTGGCCGTCATTAAGAAGCAATTGCCGGGAACCCGCATCACCTTGATCCAGCCGAGTCCGTATGACGATGTGACACGCGCTCCTCTTTTTGCAGGCGGTTACAATCAAGTGCTGCGCCGCTACTCGGACTTCCTGAAGGAATTGGCTGCGACAGAAAATCTCGAACTCGCCGACCTGAATACGCCGGTAGTGGCAGAGCTGACCAAGGCCTTCCAGGCCGACGCGACGGCGGCGGCTCGGCTCATTCCCGATCGGGTCCATCCCGGCCCGGCCGGCCATCTGCTCATGGCGAAGGCGCTGCTGCTGGACTGGAAGGCGCCTGCCATTGTCTCCTCGGTCACCATCGATGCGAAGCGCAAGGTGGTGCTGGAAGAAACCAACACGCATGTCAGCGAAGTCCGCAGCGCGGGCCATGGGATTTCCTGGACCCAGCTCGACGAGGCACTCCCGATGCCCGTCAATACAAGTGATCCGCTGACGGCGCTCGCCCTCAAGTCATCCAATTTCACCGAAGCATTGAATCGTCAGCCGTTGAAGGTCCAGGGGTTGAGTGCAGCTTCTTATACGCTGCAGATTGAGGATCAACGCATCGGCAGTTTCGATGCGGCACAACTGGCAAGCGGGATCAATCTGGCCGAGCTCCCCACCCCGATGGCCGAACAAGCCGCTCTTGTCCACACGCTGACCCTGCACCACACCGGGATTCACAATGCCCGCTGGCGTCAGTTGCAGGTGCCCTTGCAGAAGCATTCCAGCCCCGAACTGCTCGATGCACTCAAGGCACTCGATGTCCTCGAAACGGCGCTGGTGGCAGACCAGCGTGCCGCCGCGCAACCCAAGGCCCGGCACTTTGCCTTGATCCCCAACTAA
- a CDS encoding YegP family protein gives MAAKYELKKTKSGFHFNLKAPNGKYILTSEVYVEKRSAVKGIESVQKNSGNERQYELRKSKKEEPYFVLLAKNKEVIGNSEMYKTMKGCRNGIASCIKFGPGARLEDLDA, from the coding sequence ATGGCAGCGAAATACGAACTGAAGAAAACCAAGAGCGGTTTCCACTTCAACCTGAAGGCGCCGAATGGGAAGTACATTCTCACCAGTGAGGTTTATGTGGAGAAACGGAGCGCTGTGAAGGGGATTGAAAGCGTTCAGAAGAATTCCGGCAATGAACGGCAGTATGAACTGCGAAAGTCCAAGAAAGAAGAACCTTACTTCGTCTTACTGGCAAAAAACAAAGAGGTAATTGGCAATAGCGAGATGTATAAGACGATGAAAGGTTGCCGCAATGGAATCGCGTCGTGCATCAAGTTTGGGCCTGGTGCACGACTCGAAGATTTAGACGCCTGA
- a CDS encoding VOC family protein: protein MKIVLCSVMVEEQQKALEFYTEILGFVKKEDIPMGAFRWLTVVSADAPDGVQLLLEPNVGPGAKTFQETLFAAGVPLTSFAVEDVQAEYQRMTALGVKFHGEPRTMGPVTLAIFEDGCGNLIQLAQQS from the coding sequence ATGAAGATTGTTCTTTGCAGCGTGATGGTTGAGGAGCAGCAGAAAGCCCTGGAGTTCTATACAGAAATTCTGGGATTTGTGAAGAAAGAAGATATCCCGATGGGCGCTTTCCGCTGGTTGACCGTTGTGTCTGCCGATGCTCCCGATGGAGTCCAGTTACTTCTTGAGCCGAATGTCGGGCCAGGCGCGAAGACCTTTCAAGAGACTCTCTTTGCGGCTGGCGTGCCGCTTACCTCTTTTGCCGTGGAAGATGTGCAGGCCGAGTATCAGCGGATGACGGCTCTGGGGGTGAAGTTCCATGGCGAGCCGCGGACGATGGGCCCGGTGACGCTTGCAATTTTCGAAGACGGCTGTGGAAATTTGATCCAATTGGCGCAGCAGTCTTAG
- a CDS encoding spore coat protein U domain-containing protein, producing MPIRIILLLLLFASGLRGVTCTVSNTGMLFGSYNPINGSYVDSTGTVTVSCSTILALLLSYTVQLSTGSSGTYFPRQMKFGANTLNYNYYTDAARTTVWGTGTGGTGAPSYSALLILLGTVTNDYTAYGRIPAGQAAKPGVYTDTITITVNY from the coding sequence ATGCCGATTCGAATAATTCTCCTGCTGCTCCTGTTCGCTTCCGGTCTCCGGGGAGTCACCTGCACGGTTTCCAATACCGGAATGCTATTTGGATCTTATAACCCAATCAACGGATCTTACGTCGATTCAACAGGAACAGTCACGGTCAGTTGCTCCACCATCCTTGCGCTTCTGCTGAGTTATACCGTCCAATTGAGCACGGGGTCTTCCGGAACGTACTTCCCCCGGCAAATGAAGTTTGGGGCCAACACTTTGAATTACAACTACTATACGGATGCGGCGCGCACCACCGTCTGGGGAACCGGGACGGGAGGCACGGGAGCCCCCTCCTACAGTGCACTGCTCATTCTGCTGGGAACGGTGACCAATGACTATACGGCTTATGGCAGAATTCCCGCCGGGCAGGCTGCGAAACCAGGAGTCTATACGGACACCATCACCATTACAGTGAACTACTAG
- a CDS encoding fimbria/pilus outer membrane usher protein yields the protein MFLSSWRAIPKCLIFCLLSSILCVPKTLAQELSCTDLPQLPGCRPVVLTVRVNGQLTPALADTGIIFYQDQEGLYAGREQLTALRLKIPAENAFGVQNRDFVALRSIPQLRYEIHAATQELRLTMPPEGFEGNTMDLQASKPSLTPISRSIGAFLNYDLSVQHDNRTSLGALGEVGVFSGWGLATTRVLRGLRGGAPIRLDSTFIHDLPARRQSIRLGDSWTSPGSWGRSLAFGGIQWGTDSETQPDLVSFPQQTIRGEALLPSTAELYVNQALRWTQDVPAGPFEIRNPPLASGPGQFQLVLHDMLGRDTVVTQSYFASARLLRAGLADFSVSAGWIRKEIGMASFDYGRSFFTGYYRRGLSNRVTGEVRAEAAAGLRTIGFQLTALTLPHLVVSGTVVGSDAGGRRAGMAAASAEFQTRRLSFSLQGSQSQSKFRQLGLDRNLTPNRRQMGASLGLNLLRRDHLTLSYFRQDGLYPIRYVSGAYSLNLTQRLSWSMTANRSLDLRRDLILFTSLTYRLGEQTLLTQSWLRNQRGNEEQLTLQKNLPLGTGNAYRISAVSGADRRLDGIYTQRASFGELNLQASATEQGTGVRAGFQGAVTLLGGQAFFTRRIDDGFAVVKVGHYAGIPVFFDNQRIAVTNAQGLALVPRLLSYQENRISIDPEGLPLNVSIERADARLRPGRRSGVRFEFQVQEEHSLYLKIVDPEGNPLPLRSVVRVVELNRETDLGTNGMMYLEEVRDSRLSLEVTTPKGVCRLVWTRSAKWWPGTLEGPMVCRFE from the coding sequence ATGTTCCTCTCGTCTTGGAGAGCCATCCCTAAGTGCCTGATCTTCTGTTTGCTGTCCAGCATTCTCTGTGTTCCGAAGACTCTTGCTCAAGAACTCTCGTGCACGGATCTCCCGCAACTCCCCGGTTGCCGGCCCGTCGTTCTGACGGTGCGGGTGAACGGCCAACTGACACCCGCTCTCGCCGACACGGGAATCATTTTCTATCAGGATCAGGAAGGACTGTACGCGGGGCGGGAACAACTGACGGCCTTACGGCTGAAGATCCCCGCCGAGAATGCATTCGGCGTGCAGAACCGAGATTTTGTCGCCCTGCGGTCGATTCCACAGCTACGCTACGAAATCCATGCGGCAACCCAAGAGCTGCGTCTGACGATGCCCCCTGAAGGGTTTGAAGGAAATACAATGGACCTCCAAGCTTCCAAACCGTCTCTGACTCCCATCTCCAGAAGCATTGGCGCCTTTTTGAACTACGATCTTTCAGTGCAACACGACAACCGCACTTCCTTGGGGGCTCTTGGAGAAGTGGGTGTGTTCAGTGGCTGGGGACTGGCGACCACGCGCGTCCTCCGGGGCCTGCGGGGCGGCGCACCGATCCGCCTCGATAGCACTTTCATTCATGATCTGCCCGCTAGAAGGCAGAGCATCCGTCTGGGAGATTCCTGGACCAGTCCGGGGAGTTGGGGCCGCTCTCTGGCCTTTGGCGGGATCCAGTGGGGGACGGATTCCGAGACCCAGCCGGATCTTGTGAGCTTTCCCCAGCAGACGATTCGAGGCGAGGCGCTACTGCCGTCGACGGCAGAACTGTACGTCAATCAGGCACTCCGCTGGACCCAGGACGTACCGGCGGGTCCCTTTGAGATCCGCAACCCGCCGCTCGCCAGCGGGCCAGGACAATTCCAACTCGTGCTGCATGACATGCTGGGCCGGGACACGGTGGTCACGCAGTCCTATTTTGCTTCTGCGCGGCTGCTGCGTGCGGGGCTTGCCGATTTTTCCGTCTCTGCCGGATGGATTCGCAAGGAGATCGGCATGGCCAGCTTCGACTATGGCCGGTCCTTCTTTACGGGGTATTACCGCCGGGGACTCAGCAATCGAGTGACGGGCGAGGTGCGGGCGGAGGCTGCCGCTGGCCTCCGGACCATCGGCTTCCAACTGACAGCGCTCACTTTGCCGCATCTTGTGGTGAGTGGGACGGTGGTTGGCAGTGATGCAGGCGGACGCAGAGCGGGCATGGCGGCCGCCTCGGCGGAGTTCCAGACGCGGCGGCTCTCGTTTTCGCTGCAAGGGAGCCAATCGCAATCCAAGTTCCGGCAACTGGGACTGGACCGGAATCTCACTCCAAACCGGCGGCAAATGGGAGCGAGCCTGGGACTGAATCTGTTGCGCCGCGATCATCTGACGCTGTCCTACTTCCGCCAGGATGGCCTCTATCCGATTCGCTACGTCTCGGGCGCCTATTCGTTGAATCTGACGCAGCGGCTGTCGTGGTCCATGACGGCGAACCGCTCGCTCGATCTTCGCCGGGACCTGATCCTTTTTACGAGCTTGACTTACCGCCTGGGGGAGCAGACCTTGCTCACGCAGTCCTGGCTGCGGAACCAGCGCGGGAACGAAGAGCAACTTACGTTGCAGAAGAATCTTCCTCTGGGAACCGGAAACGCCTATCGCATCAGTGCAGTCTCGGGGGCAGACCGGCGCTTGGATGGAATCTACACGCAACGGGCTTCGTTTGGAGAATTGAATCTACAGGCCAGCGCGACGGAGCAGGGCACCGGGGTTCGTGCGGGGTTTCAAGGCGCGGTCACTCTGCTGGGCGGACAAGCTTTCTTCACGCGCCGGATCGATGATGGGTTTGCCGTGGTGAAAGTGGGGCATTATGCGGGCATCCCGGTCTTCTTCGATAACCAGCGCATTGCGGTGACGAATGCACAGGGCCTCGCGCTAGTGCCCCGCCTGCTCTCTTATCAAGAGAACCGGATTTCCATCGACCCCGAGGGGCTGCCTCTGAATGTATCGATTGAGCGCGCTGATGCGCGGCTGCGTCCGGGCCGCCGGTCGGGCGTCCGCTTTGAATTCCAGGTGCAGGAAGAGCATAGTCTCTATTTGAAGATTGTCGATCCGGAAGGAAATCCCTTACCGCTCCGGTCCGTCGTCCGAGTGGTGGAACTGAACCGGGAGACGGATCTCGGAACCAACGGAATGATGTACCTCGAAGAGGTGCGGGATTCCCGGTTGAGCCTGGAGGTCACCACGCCCAAAGGCGTCTGCCGTCTGGTCTGGACCCGGTCTGCGAAATGGTGGCCAGGCACTTTAGAAGGACCAATGGTATGCCGATTCGAATAA
- a CDS encoding molecular chaperone, which produces MTPIRVELSSRKPTNLILVENRSEAERDYQIDAVQWKQRDGEDLYTPTNALIVMPPRFRLKPGGTQTIRIGTQLKSNAEEQAFRLYIQELPLRADPNESPSTMVQTLLRVGIPIFLAAEHSPAPPGIEAVLRKAVDGRFSLQLRNPSAVHVQLHSLKLGETAPISISRYLLPGQNFSLPLPMALPEGQASVPLEAGTDQGTFYVPLVLESHP; this is translated from the coding sequence GTGACTCCGATTCGGGTTGAGCTGAGTTCCCGGAAGCCTACGAACCTGATTCTGGTGGAGAATCGCAGTGAGGCCGAGCGGGATTACCAGATTGATGCGGTCCAGTGGAAGCAACGGGACGGAGAGGATCTCTACACGCCGACAAATGCGTTGATCGTCATGCCGCCCCGCTTCCGTCTCAAGCCAGGAGGCACGCAGACCATCCGGATTGGCACACAGTTGAAGAGCAACGCGGAGGAGCAGGCGTTCCGTCTCTATATCCAAGAATTGCCCTTACGGGCCGATCCGAACGAAAGTCCGTCCACCATGGTGCAGACCTTATTGCGAGTGGGCATCCCCATCTTTCTCGCTGCCGAGCATTCGCCGGCCCCCCCGGGAATTGAAGCCGTTCTGCGGAAAGCTGTGGACGGACGCTTCAGTCTGCAACTGAGAAATCCAAGTGCCGTCCACGTCCAGTTGCACAGCCTCAAGCTGGGGGAAACGGCGCCGATTTCGATCAGCCGCTATCTGCTTCCCGGCCAGAACTTCTCTTTGCCGCTGCCGATGGCTCTTCCGGAAGGACAAGCCTCTGTTCCCCTGGAGGCAGGGACCGACCAGGGTACTTTCTATGTTCCTCTCGTCTTGGAGAGCCATCCCTAA
- a CDS encoding spore coat U domain-containing protein has product MKIKTTHCHLKLGDMAFRESSMNLLFTRLLRRSVPICILNLLAWFVPGALAQTATSTIAVSATVIKVCIISATPMAFGNYNASSVSPNDASSTISVTCTNGTGYEVSLDAGLGVGATTAVRKMTNVSNTLNYQIYRDTGRSLNWGNTAGETVSGTSSGVLANHTAYGRIAISQYNAPGSYVDTVTVTVTY; this is encoded by the coding sequence ATGAAAATAAAAACTACTCACTGCCATCTTAAATTGGGCGATATGGCCTTCAGAGAGAGTTCCATGAATTTACTATTTACTCGGCTCCTTCGCCGGTCTGTTCCGATTTGTATCCTCAATCTCCTGGCTTGGTTCGTTCCAGGGGCTTTGGCGCAGACCGCGACATCTACGATCGCAGTGAGTGCAACCGTGATCAAGGTGTGCATTATTTCTGCCACACCGATGGCGTTTGGCAACTATAACGCGAGCAGTGTCTCTCCCAATGATGCCAGCTCCACCATCTCCGTGACCTGTACGAATGGGACTGGATACGAGGTTTCACTGGATGCGGGCTTGGGCGTCGGCGCCACGACCGCGGTGAGGAAGATGACCAATGTGTCAAATACGCTGAATTATCAGATCTATCGTGACACTGGGCGCTCTCTGAATTGGGGAAATACGGCGGGTGAGACCGTTTCTGGGACGAGTTCGGGTGTCTTGGCGAATCATACGGCCTATGGGCGAATTGCAATTTCACAATACAATGCACCAGGTTCTTATGTCGATACAGTTACAGTTACGGTTACTTATTAG
- a CDS encoding TonB-dependent receptor plug domain-containing protein, whose amino-acid sequence MRFCFWLLFTSALLAQEKKKETLVVTGSYEAIPLEEAERSVRAIPAKELTPLASSIVDYLHLDAALDLRGRAPNGVNSGLSIRGGSFGQTLVLWNGLRLNSVQSSNLSMDLPIPLEAMTQIEVLKGSGSTLYGSDATAGVLNVITSPPEKSEIRLRSGFGNWGTQQQHASLAYVHRLFSEHLTFARDFSTGFAPNRDYRNLSLASETQFKSTSITLALNDRPYGADQFYGNYNSWERTKSWFAAIRQRIDRKTEASFAYRRASDLFVLYRDRPQVSTNRHVSETYQGSLRRTDGHFHYGAELLADRIDSNNLGHHSRARSAVYAAYDIRALKRFSFTAGIRDEIYRNFQHEWNPSVALGYWATDRLKFRASASRAFRLPTYTDLFYRDPANIGNALLRPERAWTYEGGLDLRLLSRTQVAVTVFQRRERDGIDFVRTTTTEPWRAINFQALNFTGLESLVTTRLGHHKFDLSYSTLHGAQDVLDNLQSKYVFNYPRQSGVASWQWFSNSGLLLRSRIGAMERFQRDPYAVWDLYASWQHGRVRPYLQFANLTSTRYQEFAGIAMPGRSVIGGIELVLLNR is encoded by the coding sequence ATGAGATTTTGCTTTTGGCTGCTGTTCACAAGCGCATTATTAGCGCAAGAGAAGAAAAAAGAAACACTAGTCGTCACTGGCTCCTACGAAGCCATCCCACTAGAAGAGGCGGAGCGATCGGTACGCGCAATTCCAGCGAAGGAACTCACGCCGCTGGCGTCTTCGATCGTCGACTATCTCCATCTCGACGCCGCACTTGACCTCAGGGGCCGGGCGCCCAATGGCGTCAATAGCGGCCTCTCCATTCGCGGCGGAAGCTTTGGGCAGACCCTCGTCCTCTGGAATGGACTGCGCCTGAACAGCGTCCAGAGTTCCAACCTCAGCATGGACCTCCCCATTCCCCTGGAGGCCATGACTCAGATTGAGGTGCTAAAAGGTTCCGGTTCCACCCTCTATGGATCAGACGCCACGGCGGGAGTGTTAAATGTCATCACCAGTCCGCCAGAGAAATCAGAAATCCGGCTGCGAAGCGGGTTTGGCAACTGGGGAACCCAACAGCAACATGCGTCGCTCGCCTACGTCCATCGGCTGTTCTCCGAACACCTCACGTTCGCAAGAGACTTCTCCACGGGCTTTGCGCCCAACCGCGACTACCGCAACTTGAGCCTGGCCTCAGAAACTCAGTTCAAATCCACTTCGATTACTCTCGCGTTGAACGATCGTCCTTACGGCGCCGATCAGTTTTATGGCAACTACAACTCTTGGGAGCGGACGAAATCCTGGTTTGCCGCCATCCGGCAGCGCATCGATCGAAAAACGGAAGCGTCCTTTGCTTACCGGCGCGCGAGCGACCTCTTTGTTCTCTATCGCGACCGTCCGCAAGTCTCCACCAACCGCCATGTCTCAGAAACCTACCAAGGCAGCCTGCGCCGCACCGATGGCCACTTCCACTACGGCGCCGAACTCCTGGCCGATCGCATTGACTCCAACAATCTGGGTCATCATTCGCGCGCGCGCAGTGCCGTATATGCAGCCTATGATATCCGGGCGCTGAAGCGATTCTCCTTCACTGCCGGGATTCGCGACGAGATCTATCGGAACTTCCAGCACGAGTGGAACCCGAGCGTCGCATTGGGATATTGGGCAACGGACCGGCTCAAGTTCCGGGCCTCGGCCAGCCGTGCGTTTCGTCTCCCCACCTATACCGATCTCTTCTACCGCGATCCAGCCAATATCGGAAATGCGCTGTTGCGTCCGGAACGGGCCTGGACCTACGAAGGGGGTCTCGACCTCCGCCTCCTTTCCCGGACTCAAGTTGCAGTAACCGTATTTCAGCGGCGCGAACGGGACGGAATCGACTTTGTCCGGACCACCACCACCGAGCCCTGGCGAGCCATCAACTTCCAGGCACTGAACTTTACCGGACTGGAATCGCTCGTCACCACCCGATTGGGCCACCATAAGTTCGACCTTTCCTACAGTACGCTGCATGGCGCACAGGATGTGCTCGATAACCTCCAGTCGAAGTATGTCTTCAACTATCCACGTCAATCCGGAGTCGCAAGCTGGCAATGGTTCTCAAATTCTGGACTGCTGCTGCGATCCAGAATCGGAGCGATGGAACGTTTCCAGCGAGATCCTTATGCAGTCTGGGATCTGTACGCCTCCTGGCAACACGGACGCGTCAGACCCTATCTCCAGTTTGCCAACCTCACCTCGACTCGCTATCAGGAATTCGCCGGGATCGCCATGCCTGGCCGGAGCGTCATCGGTGGAATTGAACTCGTGTTGCTCAATCGGTAA
- a CDS encoding PAS domain-containing protein translates to MTSDKYESGRILILAPFGQDGEFIRSILRAASIDAEACSNLEEMLDGVRLGAGSLLIADEALTSSNVEKLEQTLTKQPSWSDLPVIILTAEGETNESIRERLQILAPLGNVSLFERPLRKETMVSTVTTALRARRYQYEIKKQLEKNEQDAQALRESEERLRIAIDTAQMGTWELDVRTSELTCSAQSKANYGFGPEEAFTFPMWMAAVHPLDQTKVQMALDHAIEQGSDLRVEYRVIWKDGSQHHILTSGRSHWSAGQSVRMVGVSLDVTERVTAEAALRRSESRYRTLAESLPQLVWTALPNGDFDYLSSQWVEFTGIPERLQLGLAWLHLVIHPDDRHRTENAWKAAIEGLAPYDLEYRICNYKGEYHWFKTRGTTIRDENGKVVKWFGTSTDISDRLQTEETLRRVNRELEEFAYVSSHDLQEPLRMVNIFTEQLLRRHVPQGNAEAETFANYIQSGVTRMEQLIHDLLAYSRAIHAEDRQYAPASLSAALEDAMIVMKNRIEETNAVVNCESLPIVAGDTGQFSLVFQNLLSNALKYRQENLPPKIRVSAEPAGAEWVISVEDNGIGFKPEYRERIFGLFKRLHKDSHPGTGLGLAICKRIVERYGGRIWAESVPDQGSNFSFALPRYTE, encoded by the coding sequence ATGACATCCGATAAATACGAATCTGGCCGCATTTTGATCCTGGCGCCCTTTGGTCAGGATGGGGAGTTCATCCGGTCTATTTTACGAGCCGCGTCAATTGATGCAGAAGCTTGTTCCAATCTGGAAGAGATGCTCGATGGCGTGCGCCTGGGAGCTGGCAGTCTGTTGATTGCCGATGAGGCGCTGACGTCCAGCAATGTCGAAAAGCTCGAACAGACGCTGACCAAACAACCTTCCTGGTCTGATCTTCCAGTCATTATTCTCACCGCCGAAGGAGAGACGAACGAATCCATCCGCGAGCGCTTGCAGATTCTTGCGCCGCTCGGCAATGTATCGCTGTTTGAACGTCCGCTGCGCAAGGAAACCATGGTCAGTACAGTCACAACCGCGCTGCGCGCCCGGCGTTACCAGTATGAGATCAAAAAGCAGCTCGAGAAAAATGAACAAGATGCGCAGGCGCTTCGAGAGAGCGAGGAGAGGCTACGGATTGCGATTGATACCGCCCAGATGGGGACCTGGGAGTTGGATGTCCGCACAAGCGAATTAACCTGCTCCGCGCAATCCAAGGCGAACTATGGTTTTGGCCCTGAGGAAGCCTTCACCTTCCCGATGTGGATGGCGGCGGTTCATCCTTTGGACCAAACGAAGGTACAGATGGCCCTGGATCATGCAATCGAGCAGGGATCCGATCTGCGGGTCGAGTACCGCGTGATCTGGAAGGATGGATCGCAGCATCACATTCTGACAAGCGGCCGCTCGCACTGGAGCGCCGGGCAATCTGTCCGAATGGTCGGAGTTTCTCTCGATGTCACGGAGAGAGTCACAGCAGAGGCGGCATTAAGACGAAGTGAGTCGCGCTATCGCACCTTGGCGGAATCTCTCCCCCAACTTGTATGGACCGCTCTGCCCAATGGCGATTTCGACTATCTCAGCAGCCAGTGGGTGGAGTTCACTGGCATTCCGGAACGTCTCCAACTCGGGCTCGCCTGGTTGCACCTGGTGATCCATCCCGACGACCGCCACCGCACCGAAAATGCCTGGAAGGCAGCCATCGAAGGGCTTGCTCCCTACGATCTGGAATATCGCATTTGCAATTACAAGGGCGAGTATCACTGGTTCAAGACTCGCGGGACGACGATTCGCGATGAGAATGGGAAGGTCGTCAAGTGGTTTGGCACCTCAACCGATATCAGCGATCGCCTACAGACGGAGGAGACGCTCCGTCGCGTGAATCGGGAGTTGGAAGAGTTTGCCTATGTGTCCAGTCACGACTTACAGGAACCCTTGCGCATGGTGAACATCTTTACCGAGCAGTTGTTGCGCCGCCATGTGCCACAGGGAAATGCAGAAGCCGAGACCTTTGCGAACTATATCCAAAGTGGCGTCACGCGGATGGAGCAACTGATTCATGACCTGCTCGCTTACTCGCGAGCGATCCATGCCGAGGACCGGCAGTATGCGCCCGCCAGCCTCAGCGCCGCGCTCGAAGACGCCATGATCGTAATGAAGAACCGGATTGAAGAAACCAACGCGGTGGTGAACTGCGAATCCTTACCCATCGTCGCTGGCGATACGGGACAGTTCTCCCTGGTGTTTCAGAACCTGCTGTCAAATGCACTCAAGTATCGCCAGGAAAATCTGCCGCCAAAGATTCGCGTTTCGGCGGAACCTGCTGGGGCGGAATGGGTGATTTCTGTCGAGGACAATGGCATCGGCTTCAAGCCTGAGTACCGCGAACGGATCTTCGGGCTTTTCAAGCGTCTCCATAAGGACAGTCACCCCGGAACGGGACTGGGACTGGCAATTTGCAAGAGGATCGTCGAACGTTATGGAGGCCGCATCTGGGCCGAGTCCGTGCCCGATCAGGGCTCAAATTTCTCTTTTGCGTTGCCCCGGTACACAGAATAG